The Vigna unguiculata cultivar IT97K-499-35 unplaced genomic scaffold, ASM411807v1 contig_122, whole genome shotgun sequence genome has a window encoding:
- the LOC114171168 gene encoding uncharacterized protein LOC114171168, with amino-acid sequence MRATQSRKKSYADKRRRPLEFDEGDHVFLRVTPITDYTEIAAAYKIALPPHLSNLHNMFHVSQLRKYIASPYHVLESDEVQVREDLTMSIGPVRILDTWVKQLRGKELKMVKVL; translated from the exons ATGCGAGCCACTCAGAGTAGGAAAAAGTCTTATGCTGATAAGAGGAGACGGCCACTTGAATTTGATGAAGGAGACCATGTATTTCTCCGGGTTACTCCAATTACAG ATTACACGGAGATAGCAGCGGCGTACAAGATCGCTCTACCACCTCACCTATCCAACTTGCATAATATGTTTCACGTCTCACAGTTGAGGAAATACATTGCAAGTCCATATCATGTTTTGGAGTCAGATGAGGTGCAAGTACGCGAGGATCTGACTATGTCAATTGGACCGGTTCGCATATTGGATACTTGGGTCAAGCAACTGAGAGGCAAGGAGTTAAAGATGGTGAAGGTACTCTAG